The Chthoniobacterales bacterium genome includes a window with the following:
- a CDS encoding L,D-transpeptidase family protein, with product MRFFSGHLPASLPAIAALSLGLCSPVFAAPQTVPQPAPPKTKQKPASELISKQAKPKVVPRVLETANPSNTRIYVSLGKQRAYLLVGDEVAIDTPISSGKRAGMTPKGSFTVLEKDKDHRSSVYGSFVNSRGQVVRAGVSTRIDSAPSGTRYVGAPMKWFMRLTWEGVGMHVGILPGYPASHGCVRMPEDIAPLFYERVKIGTPAVIGD from the coding sequence ATGCGATTTTTTTCCGGCCACCTTCCCGCCAGCCTCCCGGCCATCGCAGCGCTGTCCCTCGGACTTTGCTCCCCCGTTTTTGCGGCGCCCCAGACGGTGCCGCAGCCGGCTCCGCCGAAAACCAAGCAAAAGCCGGCCAGCGAACTCATTTCCAAGCAGGCGAAACCAAAGGTCGTGCCTCGCGTTCTCGAGACGGCGAATCCCTCGAATACCCGGATCTATGTTTCGCTTGGTAAACAGCGCGCCTACCTGCTCGTCGGCGACGAGGTCGCCATCGACACCCCGATTTCCTCCGGCAAACGCGCGGGAATGACGCCCAAGGGCAGCTTCACCGTGCTCGAAAAGGACAAGGACCATCGCTCGAGCGTCTACGGATCCTTCGTCAACAGTCGCGGGCAGGTGGTTCGCGCCGGCGTGAGCACCCGCATCGATTCCGCTCCGAGCGGCACCCGCTACGTCGGCGCACCGATGAAATGGTTCATGCGCCTCACCTGGGAAGGCGTCGGCATGCACGTCGGCATTCTTCCCGGATATCCCGCGTCGCACGGCTGCGTGCGCATGCCCGAAGATATCGCGCCCCTCTTCTACGAGCGGGTGAAGATCGGAACGCCCGCCGTCATCGGCGACTAA
- a CDS encoding argininosuccinate synthase: MKIVVAYSGGLDTSVLLTWLKDTYSAEVVAFCADIGQEEELDGLEEKALKTGASKCYVDNLQAEFASDFIYPMMAAGAIYEGQYFLGTSIARPLIAKRMVEIAQAEGADAIAHGATGKGNDQIRFELTAAALAPSLQVIAPWRQERFRAQFPGRAEMIAYCAEHGINIQASASKPYSMDRNLLHISYESGILEDPWFDASSPENKGMFKLSVDPADAPDEAEYVELGFLAGNCVAINGEALDPLAVMKKLNALGGKHGVGRVDMVENRFVGMKSRGVYETPGGAILHFAHRQMESLTMDREVMHLRDSLIPKYATLVYNGFWFAPEREALQALVTESQKTVTGDVRVKLYKGNIIAAGRRSPVSLYNPHIATMEADPTQAYDQGDATGFIRLNALRLKVEAQVASS, encoded by the coding sequence ATGAAGATCGTTGTCGCATACTCGGGCGGGCTGGATACGTCCGTGCTCCTCACCTGGCTCAAGGACACCTATTCGGCCGAAGTCGTCGCGTTCTGCGCGGACATCGGACAGGAAGAGGAACTCGACGGCCTCGAGGAAAAGGCACTCAAGACTGGCGCCAGCAAATGCTACGTCGACAATCTCCAGGCCGAGTTCGCGAGCGATTTCATCTACCCGATGATGGCCGCCGGCGCGATCTACGAGGGCCAGTATTTTCTCGGAACCTCGATCGCCCGCCCGCTCATCGCGAAGCGCATGGTCGAGATTGCCCAGGCCGAAGGCGCCGACGCCATTGCCCACGGCGCCACCGGCAAGGGCAACGACCAGATCCGCTTCGAGCTCACCGCCGCAGCCCTCGCGCCATCGTTGCAGGTCATCGCCCCGTGGCGGCAGGAGCGCTTCCGCGCGCAATTCCCCGGCCGCGCCGAGATGATCGCCTACTGCGCCGAGCACGGCATCAACATCCAGGCCAGCGCCAGCAAGCCCTATTCGATGGACCGCAACCTCCTGCACATCTCGTATGAGAGCGGCATTCTGGAGGACCCCTGGTTCGACGCCAGCTCGCCCGAGAACAAGGGCATGTTCAAGCTCTCGGTCGATCCCGCGGACGCCCCCGACGAGGCGGAATACGTCGAACTCGGCTTCCTCGCCGGCAACTGCGTCGCGATCAATGGCGAAGCCCTCGACCCGCTCGCGGTCATGAAAAAGCTCAATGCCCTCGGCGGCAAACACGGCGTCGGCCGCGTCGACATGGTGGAAAACCGCTTCGTCGGCATGAAGTCGCGCGGCGTTTACGAGACGCCCGGCGGCGCCATCCTGCACTTCGCGCACCGGCAGATGGAATCCCTCACGATGGACCGCGAGGTCATGCACCTGCGCGACTCGCTCATCCCGAAATACGCCACGCTCGTCTACAACGGCTTCTGGTTCGCCCCCGAGCGCGAGGCGCTGCAGGCGCTTGTCACCGAGTCGCAGAAGACGGTCACCGGCGACGTGCGCGTGAAGCTCTACAAGGGCAACATCATCGCCGCCGGCCGTCGCAGCCCGGTCAGCCTCTACAATCCGCACATCGCGACGATGGAGGCCGACCCGACGCAGGCCTACGATCAGGGCGACGCCACCGGCTTCATCCGCCTGAACGCCCTGCGACTCAAGGTCGAGGCCCAGGTCGCCAGCAGCTAG
- the rpoD gene encoding RNA polymerase sigma factor RpoD, protein MRPVAKAKSVAKAKPAVVAKAKRPAPASKRVAAKAVVSKRPVAKTARPVVKAAPLAARAKKPARAATGPKSKTAAPARKPATSAKSPAKKAAATAKTPAPKAAAPAKSAKKEGTTPGVNAAAPKAAAPKTKETSSVNGTHLNGEPAKTPSDVQKAIQEKVRELIKLAKEQGYVTFDDLEEALPEGVSDPETLDAVMAQLKSVEIEIIDASDVDRVSSKKSDEDEEKDEKADSKLDILDDPVRMYLRQMGQVPLLTREQEVEISKRIEDAEIKVQETLYGFGFVARAHLDLAQKLVDMRERFDRVIQDKKIESRERYMKVLPRLCQQVKKQTELVTAAYREIAESKDGKGSEASRKTFEKNIVLLRKLYPKFFFKQKVIEDFVALADDNLRLIQNLQHESDRAKKSGKTADATKAKRNVESQLREMQVRLWLTPSDYAKGHRDLKDWHRKALRAKTEMVEANLRLVISIAKKYTNRGLSFLDLIQEGNMGLMKAVEKFEYRRGYKFSTYATWWIRQAITRSIADQARTIRIPVHMIETINKLIRVQKQLVQEYGREPNPEEVAEEIQLPVERVRAVLKMAQQPISLQAPVGDSDDTSFGDFIEDKSAENPADQAAIVLLKDKIKDVLDTLTERERQVLEQRFGLVDGYSRTLEEVGRQFKVTRERIRQIEAKALRKMRHPTRIRQLEGFLEPQDL, encoded by the coding sequence GTGCGGCCCGTGGCCAAGGCGAAGTCTGTCGCGAAAGCGAAGCCTGCCGTGGTGGCCAAGGCCAAGCGCCCCGCGCCCGCCTCGAAGCGGGTGGCTGCAAAGGCCGTTGTTTCCAAACGCCCGGTCGCGAAGACCGCGCGTCCCGTGGTGAAGGCGGCTCCGCTTGCGGCCCGGGCCAAAAAGCCGGCCCGCGCTGCGACTGGCCCGAAATCCAAGACGGCTGCGCCCGCGCGCAAGCCCGCCACCAGCGCGAAGTCTCCCGCGAAAAAGGCCGCGGCCACCGCAAAGACTCCGGCCCCGAAGGCCGCCGCGCCGGCGAAATCCGCAAAGAAAGAGGGAACCACCCCGGGTGTGAACGCAGCTGCCCCCAAGGCCGCCGCGCCCAAAACCAAAGAAACCTCTTCCGTGAACGGCACTCATTTGAACGGCGAACCCGCCAAAACTCCCTCCGACGTCCAGAAGGCGATCCAGGAAAAAGTCCGCGAGCTCATCAAACTCGCCAAGGAACAGGGCTACGTCACCTTTGACGACCTCGAGGAAGCTCTGCCCGAGGGCGTGAGCGATCCCGAGACGCTCGACGCGGTCATGGCCCAGTTGAAGAGCGTCGAGATCGAGATCATCGACGCCTCCGACGTGGACCGCGTCAGCTCCAAGAAGTCCGACGAAGACGAGGAGAAGGACGAAAAAGCCGACTCGAAGCTCGACATCCTCGACGACCCCGTCCGCATGTATCTGCGCCAGATGGGCCAGGTGCCGCTCCTCACCCGTGAGCAGGAGGTCGAGATCTCCAAGCGCATCGAGGACGCCGAAATCAAGGTGCAGGAGACGCTTTACGGCTTCGGCTTCGTCGCCCGGGCCCACCTCGACCTTGCTCAGAAGCTCGTCGACATGCGCGAGCGCTTCGATCGCGTCATTCAGGACAAGAAGATCGAGAGCCGCGAGCGCTACATGAAGGTGCTCCCGCGCCTTTGCCAGCAGGTCAAGAAGCAGACCGAGCTTGTCACCGCGGCCTACCGCGAGATCGCCGAGTCGAAGGATGGCAAGGGCTCCGAAGCGAGCCGCAAGACGTTCGAGAAGAACATCGTCCTCCTCCGCAAGCTCTACCCCAAATTTTTCTTCAAGCAGAAGGTCATCGAGGATTTTGTCGCGCTCGCCGATGACAACCTTCGTCTGATTCAGAACCTTCAGCACGAGTCCGACCGCGCGAAAAAGAGCGGCAAGACTGCCGACGCCACGAAGGCCAAGCGCAACGTCGAGTCCCAGCTCCGCGAAATGCAGGTGCGCCTTTGGCTCACCCCTTCCGATTACGCGAAGGGCCATCGCGATCTGAAGGACTGGCACCGCAAGGCGCTCCGCGCGAAGACCGAGATGGTCGAGGCGAACCTGCGCCTCGTGATCTCGATCGCCAAGAAATACACGAACCGCGGTCTCTCCTTCCTCGACCTCATTCAGGAAGGCAACATGGGCCTGATGAAGGCGGTCGAGAAATTCGAATACCGCCGCGGCTACAAGTTCTCGACCTACGCGACGTGGTGGATCCGCCAGGCGATCACCCGCTCGATCGCCGACCAGGCGCGCACGATCCGCATCCCGGTCCACATGATCGAGACGATCAACAAGCTGATTCGCGTGCAGAAGCAGCTCGTCCAGGAATACGGCCGCGAGCCGAATCCGGAGGAAGTTGCCGAGGAAATCCAGCTGCCCGTCGAGCGCGTGCGCGCCGTCCTCAAGATGGCCCAGCAGCCGATCTCGCTGCAGGCGCCCGTCGGCGACAGCGACGACACGAGCTTTGGGGATTTCATCGAGGACAAGAGCGCCGAGAATCCCGCCGACCAGGCGGCCATCGTGCTGCTCAAGGACAAGATCAAGGACGTGCTCGACACGCTCACCGAGCGCGAGCGCCAGGTGCTCGAGCAGCGTTTTGGCCTCGTGGACGGCTACAGCCGCACGCTCGAAGAGGTCGGTCGCCAGTTCAAGGTCACGCGCGAACGCATCCGACAGATCGAGGCCAAGGCCCTCCGCAAGATGCGTCACCCGACCCGTATCCGGCAGCTCGAGGGCTTCCTCGAACCGCAGGACCTGTAG
- a CDS encoding sulfite exporter TauE/SafE family protein, with product MDLAHFTLTQWLLCAAVALSAGMAKTGFSGMGTVGLVLMALVMPARESTGALLTILIVADVVAVLAFSRHANWRVILRLLPTALLGIVVGWLIMPLVPETRFRPLLGGITLALIALLLVQRARPALATAASGHPTMAWLAGFTGGVTTMVANAAGPIMAIYLLACRLPKMELVGTSAWFFCVINLSKVPFSVALGLINGPSLLLTLALAPLVAAGAFFGKWLLARINQQLFEALLIAFTMLAAVRLLFG from the coding sequence ATGGATCTTGCTCACTTCACTCTCACCCAATGGCTGCTTTGCGCGGCGGTTGCGCTGAGTGCGGGCATGGCGAAGACGGGATTCAGCGGCATGGGCACGGTGGGGCTGGTGCTGATGGCGCTCGTGATGCCGGCGCGCGAGTCGACCGGGGCGTTGCTGACGATCCTGATCGTCGCAGACGTGGTTGCGGTGCTGGCCTTCAGCCGGCACGCGAACTGGCGGGTGATCCTGCGCCTGCTGCCGACAGCGCTTCTCGGAATCGTCGTCGGCTGGCTGATCATGCCCCTCGTGCCGGAGACGCGGTTTCGCCCGCTGCTGGGCGGGATCACGCTCGCCCTGATCGCGCTCCTCCTCGTGCAGCGGGCGCGCCCCGCGCTCGCCACGGCGGCGAGCGGGCATCCGACAATGGCGTGGCTGGCGGGATTTACCGGCGGCGTGACCACGATGGTGGCGAATGCCGCCGGGCCGATCATGGCGATCTACCTGCTCGCGTGCCGACTTCCCAAGATGGAACTCGTTGGCACGAGCGCGTGGTTCTTCTGCGTGATCAATCTCTCGAAGGTGCCCTTCAGTGTGGCGCTTGGGCTGATCAACGGCCCGTCGCTGCTGCTCACGCTTGCGCTCGCTCCGCTCGTCGCCGCCGGGGCCTTCTTCGGGAAGTGGCTGCTTGCGCGGATCAATCAGCAGCTCTTCGAGGCATTGCTGATCGCGTTCACCATGCTCGCGGCCGTGCGGTTGCTCTTCGGCTAG
- a CDS encoding NfeD family protein, with the protein MKFLSILFAFALLAGGIVPSHAATGEVVVVPMEGAISSAQTAFIRRTLKQAETDGASAYVIEMNTPGGELQAAVDILQLLLKARIPTYTWVNSNAGSAGALIALGTDHIYMAPVSAIGAAAPVSGEGADIPETLNLKIVSYFSGYFRSAAEAKGRNPGLAEAFIDKDKEFKIGNDVLKTKGSLLTLSAQEATRKFDGKPLLADGIAGSIDQLKSEAKLTGPTSKLEPSGFERIAQWITVLAPLFLIAGIAAAYMEFKAPGFGVAGFLSLACFAIFFLGHYIAGLTGLEVIVVFALGVGLVLVELLFFPGVTIVAALGVALMLGSALFAMIDYFPGDPVIPSPELLLRPALNLTIALVVSTFVIAMLARFFPSMPGFRRVILPAAVATGPSIAAPAVATVGDLGVARSILRPAGKAEIAGALVDVVTEGEFLEAGSPLRVLAVEGGRVMVGRA; encoded by the coding sequence ATGAAATTCCTCTCCATCCTGTTTGCCTTTGCGCTTCTCGCGGGCGGCATCGTCCCGTCCCACGCCGCCACCGGCGAAGTCGTCGTCGTGCCAATGGAAGGCGCCATCTCCTCCGCGCAGACCGCCTTCATCCGCCGCACGCTCAAGCAGGCCGAGACCGACGGTGCCTCCGCCTACGTGATCGAGATGAACACCCCCGGCGGCGAACTCCAGGCCGCGGTGGACATCCTTCAACTCCTCCTCAAGGCCCGCATCCCGACCTACACGTGGGTGAACTCGAATGCCGGCAGCGCGGGCGCGCTCATCGCGCTCGGCACGGACCATATCTACATGGCGCCGGTGAGCGCCATTGGCGCGGCGGCCCCGGTTTCCGGCGAAGGGGCGGACATTCCCGAGACGCTGAACCTGAAGATCGTCTCGTATTTTTCCGGCTACTTTCGCAGCGCCGCCGAAGCGAAGGGACGAAATCCCGGCCTCGCCGAGGCGTTCATCGACAAGGACAAGGAGTTCAAGATCGGCAACGACGTGCTGAAGACGAAAGGCTCCCTGCTCACGCTCAGCGCGCAGGAGGCGACGCGGAAATTCGATGGCAAGCCGCTCCTCGCCGACGGCATCGCGGGCTCCATCGATCAGCTCAAGTCGGAAGCGAAGCTCACCGGGCCGACCTCCAAGCTGGAGCCGAGCGGCTTCGAGCGAATCGCCCAATGGATCACCGTGCTTGCGCCGCTCTTTCTCATCGCCGGCATCGCCGCGGCCTACATGGAGTTCAAGGCGCCGGGCTTCGGCGTGGCCGGCTTCCTTTCCCTCGCCTGCTTCGCGATCTTTTTCCTCGGGCACTACATCGCCGGCCTCACCGGGCTGGAGGTGATCGTCGTGTTTGCCCTCGGCGTTGGGCTCGTGCTCGTCGAACTGCTGTTTTTCCCCGGCGTGACGATCGTCGCAGCGCTCGGCGTGGCCCTGATGCTCGGCTCGGCCCTGTTCGCAATGATCGACTACTTCCCCGGCGACCCCGTGATTCCCAGCCCCGAACTCCTGCTCCGGCCGGCGCTCAATCTCACCATCGCGCTCGTCGTCTCGACCTTCGTTATCGCCATGCTCGCGCGTTTTTTCCCCAGCATGCCCGGGTTCCGCCGCGTGATCCTGCCCGCCGCCGTGGCCACCGGCCCCTCGATCGCGGCCCCAGCCGTCGCCACGGTGGGCGACCTCGGCGTCGCCCGGTCGATCCTCCGGCCGGCCGGCAAGGCGGAAATCGCCGGCGCGCTCGTGGATGTCGTGACCGAGGGCGAATTCCTCGAGGCCGGCTCGCCGCTGCGGGTGCTCGCGGTCGAGGGTGGCCGCGTGATGGTCGGCAGGGCCTAG
- a CDS encoding aldo/keto reductase: MDNRATPFERREFLKRLGLVGAGLMLGGPLSRSFAAEITKSDGRVPQRKFGRHDFTVPMLALGGHALRIASDDEAAKMIEAAIEVGATFLDNSWDYHRGTAEELMGRVIIGKRDQFFLMSKVCTHDKAGDYALAMRMLDESLKRLKTDHLDLWQWHAVATPEQVKLGFSENGVVKALTDAKKQGKVRFVGFTGHTDPDVHLAVLAHEYPFDTCQFPVSAIEANSNAFVRRVLPEVVRQGIAPLAMKTLGGNAAPVRDKVVTVAEGLNYAWSQPITTIVSGVTSAAQLRENAKLAAAFHAMSPEQLAALEERVKPATEAKKYQPYRHWMSYRDGDSLRVAGLV; the protein is encoded by the coding sequence ATGGATAATCGAGCCACCCCCTTTGAACGCCGCGAGTTTTTGAAGCGCCTCGGCCTGGTCGGAGCCGGCCTGATGCTGGGCGGACCGCTCTCGCGATCCTTCGCGGCGGAAATCACCAAATCGGACGGACGCGTGCCGCAGCGCAAATTTGGGCGACATGATTTCACGGTGCCGATGCTCGCGCTCGGCGGGCACGCGTTGCGGATCGCGAGTGATGACGAGGCCGCGAAGATGATCGAGGCTGCGATCGAGGTCGGCGCCACGTTCCTCGACAATTCGTGGGACTACCACCGGGGCACGGCCGAGGAGCTGATGGGGCGCGTGATCATTGGAAAGCGCGACCAGTTTTTCCTGATGTCGAAGGTCTGCACGCACGACAAGGCGGGCGACTATGCGCTGGCAATGCGAATGCTCGACGAGTCGCTCAAGCGCCTGAAGACCGATCACCTCGACCTGTGGCAATGGCACGCCGTCGCGACGCCGGAGCAGGTGAAGCTCGGGTTCTCGGAGAATGGCGTGGTGAAGGCGCTGACCGATGCGAAGAAGCAGGGCAAGGTGCGCTTCGTCGGCTTCACCGGCCACACCGATCCCGATGTGCACCTCGCGGTGCTCGCGCACGAGTATCCTTTCGACACCTGCCAGTTTCCGGTCTCCGCGATCGAGGCGAACTCGAATGCCTTCGTGCGGCGCGTGCTGCCGGAGGTCGTGCGCCAGGGCATTGCGCCGCTGGCGATGAAGACGCTCGGCGGAAACGCCGCGCCGGTGCGCGACAAGGTCGTGACCGTGGCCGAGGGGCTGAATTACGCATGGTCGCAGCCGATCACGACGATCGTGAGCGGGGTGACCTCGGCCGCGCAGTTGCGGGAGAATGCGAAGCTCGCCGCGGCCTTCCACGCGATGTCGCCGGAGCAGCTCGCCGCGCTCGAGGAGAGGGTGAAGCCGGCCACCGAGGCGAAGAAATACCAGCCTTACCGGCACTGGATGAGCTACCGCGACGGCGATTCGCTGCGCGTTGCCGGCCTCGTCTGA
- a CDS encoding metallophosphoesterase: MSITRRAFLKRTFAAGAFFGVGSVAYAGGYERHGVQVVRQPLRLGLSTPLRAALLTDIHFDPLYETGWLRHVFALVADARPDLILYAGDYVTKTTARFEEFGRIVGSYRAPLGACASLGNHDHWTDRWSRRGEGSEKIRSVFAANGIQLLRNAVVPLPHNPGWALAGFESFWAGHPNRKLLTHAPADTQFISLVHEPDAWDVLVDPRIRLQVSGHTHGGQVRAPFYGALRLPTWGRKYDAGLFSRGGRHLYVSRGIGTVNIPCRVNCSPEITILELT; the protein is encoded by the coding sequence GTGTCGATCACGCGCCGAGCCTTTCTCAAACGCACCTTCGCCGCCGGCGCCTTCTTCGGCGTCGGCTCGGTCGCCTACGCCGGCGGTTACGAGCGCCACGGCGTGCAGGTCGTCCGCCAGCCCCTTCGCCTCGGCCTCTCCACCCCGCTTCGCGCGGCCCTGCTCACCGACATTCATTTCGATCCCCTCTACGAAACCGGGTGGCTGCGCCATGTCTTCGCGCTCGTCGCCGACGCCCGGCCGGACCTGATTCTTTACGCCGGCGACTACGTCACGAAAACCACCGCCCGCTTCGAGGAATTCGGCCGCATTGTCGGAAGTTATCGGGCCCCGCTCGGCGCCTGCGCCTCCCTCGGAAACCACGACCATTGGACCGATCGCTGGAGCCGGCGCGGTGAGGGCTCCGAAAAAATTCGATCGGTCTTCGCGGCCAACGGCATCCAGCTTCTTCGGAACGCCGTCGTGCCGCTGCCGCACAATCCCGGCTGGGCTCTCGCCGGCTTCGAGAGCTTCTGGGCCGGCCATCCGAATCGCAAACTCCTGACCCACGCGCCAGCCGACACGCAATTCATCAGCCTCGTGCACGAGCCGGACGCCTGGGACGTGCTCGTCGATCCTCGCATTCGTCTGCAGGTCTCCGGTCACACGCATGGCGGACAGGTGCGAGCCCCCTTCTACGGGGCCCTCCGCCTGCCCACATGGGGCCGCAAATACGATGCCGGCCTCTTTTCCCGGGGCGGGCGGCATCTCTACGTCAGCCGCGGCATCGGCACGGTGAACATTCCCTGCCGCGTAAACTGCAGCCCGGAAATCACGATCCTCGAGCTGACCTGA
- the dnaG gene encoding DNA primase, giving the protein MPRISEDTIQRVAAASDVVDVIGSYLQLKRAGANWKGLCPFHNEKTPSLHVNPARQTFKCFGCGEGGSVFRFITQYENVDFPTAVRRLAARAGIPIAEESEGDQARRGEKDRLLALHRDAAAWFHGNLMRQKFAAPAREYLKGRGFSSEVAGRWRLGYAPESWDALIGLLRSKKYSNEEIVRSGLVSVKDEAGARPYDRFRNRVMFPICNDFGEVIGFSGRTLGDDPAKYVNSPETPIFTKGRVLFGLEKSKRAIINANEAVVCEGQLDMIAAFEAGVQNVTAPQGTAFTPQQARLLRRFAESVVLCFDSDAAGRKAVERSLPALLSVGLSVRVARVPAGEDPDSLVRKHGADALRAVIAEARDYFEDAMAEELVPGATPRQRANLARKLAGFVRLIDDLALREAVTARVRARLSLTDAAFAELVKSAPTPTLEVEPEFVRGGADEPDEVLELSESARLLCRLAILSPEAREWMRSRPDPVASFGGEFAMVDRLIQADVPLEDAAAFSSFVATLPPSMERVLAGLHLGKLPGSPVQVATDAWSGLLRHQLAKEMAALQARMRHPDTPLEEVGLIHKQILDLQKRLGQV; this is encoded by the coding sequence ATGCCCCGCATTTCCGAAGACACCATCCAGCGCGTCGCCGCGGCGAGCGACGTGGTGGACGTGATCGGAAGCTACCTGCAGCTCAAGCGAGCCGGAGCGAACTGGAAAGGGCTGTGCCCCTTCCACAACGAAAAGACGCCGTCCCTGCACGTAAACCCCGCCCGGCAGACATTCAAATGCTTCGGTTGCGGCGAAGGCGGCAGCGTCTTTCGGTTCATCACGCAATACGAGAACGTCGACTTCCCGACCGCCGTTCGCCGGCTTGCCGCGCGCGCGGGCATCCCGATTGCCGAGGAATCCGAGGGGGATCAGGCCCGCCGAGGCGAGAAGGATCGCCTGCTCGCGCTGCACCGGGACGCGGCGGCCTGGTTCCACGGGAATCTCATGCGGCAGAAATTTGCGGCGCCGGCGCGAGAGTATCTGAAGGGACGCGGCTTCAGCTCCGAAGTCGCCGGTCGCTGGCGGCTCGGCTACGCGCCCGAGTCGTGGGACGCGCTGATCGGTCTGCTGCGATCGAAGAAGTATTCCAACGAGGAGATCGTGCGCAGCGGTCTCGTGAGCGTAAAGGACGAGGCGGGCGCGCGTCCCTACGATCGCTTTCGCAACCGCGTGATGTTTCCGATCTGCAACGATTTCGGGGAGGTCATCGGCTTCAGCGGACGCACGCTCGGCGACGATCCCGCCAAATACGTGAACTCGCCGGAGACGCCGATCTTCACGAAAGGTCGCGTGCTGTTCGGCCTCGAAAAGAGCAAGCGTGCGATCATCAACGCGAACGAGGCGGTGGTTTGCGAGGGGCAGCTCGACATGATTGCGGCCTTCGAGGCGGGGGTGCAAAACGTCACCGCGCCGCAGGGCACGGCCTTCACGCCCCAGCAGGCGCGATTGCTCCGGCGTTTCGCGGAATCCGTCGTGCTGTGCTTCGACTCGGATGCCGCCGGCCGCAAGGCGGTGGAGCGCTCGCTGCCGGCGTTGCTCTCGGTGGGGCTGTCGGTGCGCGTCGCCCGGGTGCCGGCCGGCGAGGATCCCGACTCGCTCGTGCGCAAACATGGCGCGGACGCCCTGCGCGCCGTGATCGCCGAGGCGCGGGATTATTTCGAAGACGCGATGGCGGAGGAACTCGTGCCGGGAGCGACTCCCCGCCAGCGCGCCAATCTCGCCCGCAAACTGGCGGGATTCGTGCGGCTCATCGACGATCTCGCGCTTCGAGAGGCGGTCACCGCCCGGGTCCGGGCGCGTCTTTCGCTCACCGATGCCGCCTTCGCCGAACTCGTGAAGTCCGCGCCGACGCCGACTCTCGAAGTGGAGCCGGAATTCGTGCGCGGAGGGGCGGACGAACCCGACGAGGTCCTCGAGCTGTCGGAGTCGGCGCGCCTGCTCTGCCGGCTGGCCATTCTCTCACCGGAAGCCCGGGAATGGATGCGGAGTCGACCCGACCCGGTCGCCAGCTTTGGCGGGGAGTTTGCAATGGTCGATCGGCTGATCCAGGCCGATGTCCCGCTCGAGGACGCGGCCGCTTTCAGTTCCTTCGTCGCCACACTGCCACCTTCGATGGAGCGGGTTCTCGCCGGATTGCATCTCGGAAAACTGCCGGGCAGTCCCGTCCAGGTGGCGACCGATGCCTGGAGCGGACTCCTTCGGCATCAGCTCGCGAAAGAAATGGCTGCCCTTCAGGCGCGAATGCGGCATCCTGACACTCCCCTCGAGGAGGTGGGATTGATTCATAAACAAATCCTTGACCTCCAAAAAAGGCTGGGTCAGGTTTGA